In Blattabacterium cuenoti, a single window of DNA contains:
- a CDS encoding HesB/IscA family protein → MIIISDQAKIKLVSLMKDEGLSHHSSFIRFGVKNGGCSGLSYELSFDNQQNKEDKIFHYKEMKILIDKNSYPYLLGITLEYSGGLNGKGFYFKNPNAQHTCGCGKSFSS, encoded by the coding sequence ATGATTATTATATCTGATCAAGCTAAAATTAAGTTAGTTTCTCTTATGAAAGATGAAGGATTATCTCATCATAGTTCATTTATAAGATTTGGAGTTAAAAATGGAGGATGTTCTGGCCTATCATATGAATTATCTTTTGATAATCAACAAAATAAAGAAGATAAAATTTTTCATTATAAAGAAATGAAAATTTTGATAGATAAAAATAGTTATCCTTATTTATTAGGAATAACTTTAGAATATTCAGGAGGATTAAATGGAAAAGGATTTTATTTTAAAAATCCTAATGCTCAACATACTTGTGGTTGTGGCAAAAGTTTTTCATCATAA
- a CDS encoding prolipoprotein diacylglyceryl transferase, with protein sequence MIYINWDPINKFVFWGYFTIHVYSIMFFLSFLIGWYIMKYIYELENISIKYLDLLLIYTTLGTIIGARCGQIFFYDFSYFSDHWIEAFFPIKEKKTHILLGIIKGYEFVGFRGLSSHGATIGIIISSFLYIKQVIQKPFFWLTDRLCIVISLSAFFIRIGNFFNSEIVGKPSNLPWSVIFYQMDSVYGSSLIPRHPTQIYESIIYFFVFLLLCIFFFIKRYQYIVGYLSGLFFTIVWSFRFILEFLKESQHHELINNDIILLNTAQWLSIPCIIFGMILLLIIKQNKKFFS encoded by the coding sequence ATGATATATATAAATTGGGATCCAATAAATAAATTTGTTTTTTGGGGATATTTTACTATTCATGTTTATAGTATAATGTTTTTTTTATCTTTTTTGATAGGCTGGTACATTATGAAATATATTTATGAATTAGAAAATATTTCTATAAAATATTTGGATTTATTATTGATATATACAACATTAGGAACTATTATTGGAGCTAGATGTGGCCAAATATTTTTTTATGATTTTTCATATTTTTCTGATCATTGGATTGAAGCATTTTTTCCAATTAAAGAAAAAAAAACACATATTTTATTAGGGATTATTAAAGGATATGAATTTGTTGGATTTAGAGGCCTCTCTAGTCATGGTGCTACAATAGGTATAATTATATCTAGTTTTTTATACATAAAACAAGTAATTCAAAAACCTTTTTTTTGGTTAACTGATAGATTATGTATAGTAATTTCATTATCGGCATTCTTTATAAGAATAGGAAATTTTTTTAATTCTGAAATAGTAGGTAAACCTTCTAATTTACCTTGGTCTGTAATATTTTATCAAATGGATAGTGTATATGGATCATCATTAATTCCTAGACATCCTACTCAGATATATGAATCTATTATTTATTTTTTTGTTTTTTTATTATTATGTATATTTTTTTTTATAAAAAGATATCAATATATTGTTGGATATTTATCTGGTTTATTTTTTACAATTGTTTGGTCATTTCGTTTTATTTTAGAATTTTTAAAAGAATCACAACACCATGAATTAATTAATAATGATATTATTTTGTTAAATACAGCTCAATGGCTAAGTATTCCTTGTATTATATTTGGAATGATTCTTCTTTTGATTATAAAACAAAATAAAAAGTTTTTTTCTTAA
- a CDS encoding alpha/beta fold hydrolase, producing the protein MILYSQVFGQGDPPIIILHGLFGNGRNWMSFSQKISKYYQIHLVDIRNHGNSFCSTTMNYECISKDILYYINHYNLKNPIIIGHSMGGKAAIKFSLNYPLIPKKIIIVDICPKNYYNDDNYNILQALNSVNFNVIQTRKDLDIFLSSSIKNIKIRSFFLKSTNIKSNGKLSFSFFLYGISKNYHFLQEKITGGIYKNPTLFMRGEYSEYILYQDYSLIKKMFPNSYIITINNSKHWIHIDNPIDFYQKVYDFIKN; encoded by the coding sequence ATGATTTTATATTCTCAAGTTTTTGGTCAAGGGGATCCTCCTATTATAATACTTCATGGATTATTTGGAAATGGCAGAAATTGGATGTCTTTTTCTCAAAAAATATCTAAATATTATCAAATTCACTTAGTAGATATAAGAAATCATGGAAATAGTTTTTGTTCTACTACTATGAATTATGAATGTATATCAAAAGATATTTTATACTATATTAATCATTATAATTTGAAAAATCCTATTATAATTGGACATTCTATGGGAGGAAAGGCTGCTATAAAATTTTCGTTAAATTATCCATTAATTCCAAAAAAAATTATTATTGTAGATATATGTCCTAAAAATTATTATAATGATGATAATTATAATATATTACAGGCATTAAATTCTGTAAATTTTAACGTAATACAAACAAGAAAAGATCTTGATATTTTTTTATCATCATCAATTAAAAATATAAAAATTAGATCTTTTTTTTTAAAATCAACTAATATAAAAAGTAATGGAAAATTATCATTTAGTTTTTTTTTATATGGTATTTCAAAAAATTATCATTTTCTTCAAGAAAAAATAACAGGAGGAATATATAAAAATCCTACATTATTTATGAGAGGAGAATATTCTGAATATATTTTATATCAAGATTATAGTTTAATAAAAAAAATGTTTCCTAATTCTTATATAATTACGATTAATAATTCTAAACATTGGATACACATAGATAACCCGATTGATTTTTATCAAAAAGTTTATGATTTTATAAAAAATTAA
- a CDS encoding aconitate hydratase encodes MIFDFNMIKNFYSTFEVKINEIKARIETPMTYSEKILYSHLYDLKNNIIKNYSDLKLMPNRLAMQDATAQMALLQFMQTKKDHTEIITTIHCDHLIQAKDGYRYDVINSEIKNQEIYHFLKSAAEKYGIEFWPPGYGIIHQVLLENYAFPGGLILGTDSHTPNAGGLGMLAIGIGGADAVEVMYGLPFILKKPKIIGVHLSGKLSGWASPKDVILKLAGMIGVSGSIGYIIEYFGKGSETLSCTGKATICNMGAEIGATSSIFPYDDKMEDYLYKSGRKKISEMLHPIKNLFQSDIQVYENPIKYYDKVININLSMIEPHINGPFTPDISIPISNMKKEVLKHNWPNKIEVGLIGSCTNSSYEDFSKAISIIQQAKNKKLKLCSEYLITPGSNIIYYLMKKNGWLSIFNSIGAKIFSSSCGPCIGQWCRYNKNNNNNIKQNTIIHSFNRNFSSRNDGNPNTYAFIASPEIVTALVFSGNLTFNPQEDSIKNANGINIKLDTPKYSDIPIFFKNKQEKLKLIGYKFFYTKKNKKNNISININPTSERLQRLSSFPYWNKKDLLNLRLLIKIKGKCTTDHISMAGSWLKYRGHLENISNNLLIGAINSFNNKNNNIKNVITKYYGTVSVVAKYYKSANIGTVIVGEENYGEGSSREHAAMEPRYLGIRVVLVKSFSRIHEINLKKQGILALTFLNISDYDKIDEDDFLNFFISNYNFKNGKNIKVKLIHQNGCVDNITVKHSYNEEEIKWFEYGSYLNFIQQNKF; translated from the coding sequence ATGATTTTTGATTTTAATATGATTAAAAATTTTTATTCAACTTTTGAAGTTAAAATAAATGAAATAAAAGCAAGAATAGAAACCCCAATGACCTATTCTGAAAAAATATTGTATTCCCATCTATATGATTTAAAAAATAATATAATTAAAAATTATTCTGATTTAAAATTGATGCCCAATCGTTTAGCTATGCAAGATGCAACAGCTCAAATGGCATTATTACAATTTATGCAGACAAAAAAAGACCATACTGAAATTATTACTACTATTCATTGTGATCATCTAATACAAGCTAAAGATGGATATCGATATGATGTCATAAATTCTGAAATTAAAAATCAAGAAATATATCATTTTCTCAAATCTGCAGCTGAAAAATATGGAATAGAATTTTGGCCACCTGGATATGGAATTATTCATCAAGTTCTTTTAGAAAACTATGCATTTCCAGGAGGATTAATACTGGGAACAGATTCTCATACTCCTAATGCTGGAGGACTAGGAATGTTAGCAATAGGAATAGGTGGGGCAGATGCTGTAGAAGTAATGTATGGTCTCCCTTTTATTTTAAAAAAACCAAAAATCATTGGAGTTCATTTATCTGGTAAATTAAGTGGATGGGCGTCTCCTAAAGACGTAATATTAAAATTAGCCGGTATGATAGGTGTATCTGGTTCTATAGGTTACATTATAGAATATTTTGGAAAAGGATCTGAAACATTATCATGTACTGGCAAAGCTACCATATGTAATATGGGAGCCGAAATTGGAGCTACATCATCTATATTTCCGTATGATGATAAAATGGAAGATTATTTATATAAAAGTGGAAGAAAAAAAATATCTGAAATGTTACATCCAATTAAAAATCTTTTTCAATCAGATATACAAGTTTATGAAAATCCAATCAAATATTATGATAAAGTTATTAATATTAATTTATCTATGATAGAACCACATATTAATGGGCCTTTTACTCCAGATATAAGTATTCCAATTTCTAATATGAAAAAAGAAGTATTAAAACATAATTGGCCAAATAAGATAGAAGTAGGATTAATTGGGTCTTGTACAAATTCATCATATGAAGATTTTTCAAAAGCAATATCTATTATTCAACAAGCCAAAAATAAAAAATTAAAACTATGTTCTGAATATTTAATTACACCAGGCTCTAATATAATTTATTATTTAATGAAAAAAAATGGATGGTTATCAATTTTTAATAGTATTGGAGCTAAAATATTTTCTAGTTCATGTGGGCCATGTATTGGACAATGGTGTAGATATAATAAAAATAATAACAATAATATAAAACAAAACACAATTATTCATTCTTTTAATAGAAACTTTTCGTCTAGAAATGATGGTAATCCAAATACATATGCTTTTATAGCATCACCAGAAATTGTAACAGCATTAGTATTTTCTGGCAATTTAACTTTTAATCCACAAGAAGATAGTATAAAAAATGCAAATGGAATCAATATAAAATTAGATACTCCTAAATATAGTGATATTCCAATTTTTTTTAAAAATAAACAAGAAAAATTAAAATTAATTGGATATAAATTTTTTTATACAAAAAAAAATAAAAAGAATAATATATCGATTAATATAAATCCTACATCAGAAAGATTACAAAGATTATCCTCATTTCCATATTGGAATAAAAAAGATTTATTAAATCTTAGATTATTAATTAAAATAAAAGGTAAATGTACTACAGATCATATATCTATGGCTGGATCTTGGCTTAAGTATAGAGGACATTTGGAAAATATATCTAATAATTTATTAATTGGAGCAATTAATTCATTTAATAATAAAAATAACAATATTAAAAATGTTATAACAAAATATTACGGTACTGTTTCAGTAGTTGCTAAATATTATAAAAGTGCAAATATAGGTACTGTAATAGTAGGAGAGGAAAATTATGGAGAAGGATCTTCAAGAGAACATGCAGCTATGGAACCACGTTATTTAGGAATACGTGTTGTTTTAGTAAAATCATTTTCTAGAATACATGAAATTAATTTAAAAAAACAAGGTATTTTAGCATTAACTTTTTTAAATATATCTGATTATGATAAAATAGATGAAGATGATTTTTTGAATTTTTTTATAAGTAATTATAATTTTAAAAATGGTAAAAATATAAAAGTTAAATTAATTCATCAAAATGGTTGTGTTGATAATATAACTGTGAAACATTCTTATAATGAAGAAGAAATTAAATGGTTTGAATATGGATCTTATTTAAATTTTATACAACAAAATAAATTTTAA
- the sufB gene encoding Fe-S cluster assembly protein SufB has product MKNNNKSLDDFINSEYKYGFYTPIESYQIPKGLNVEIIKTISKKKNEPDWMLDWRLESYSRWKNMKIPTWSNIKYNIPNFKNIIYFSAPKIKLTRNELKNKKTELSQTFDKLGIYTNNYVATDFVLDSVSLTTTYQEKLLQENGIIFCSINEAITKYPNLVKQYFGSVVGNQDNFYAALNSAVFSDGSFCYIPKGVRCPMELSTYFRINESGTGQFERTLIVADKGSYVSYIEGCTAPQRKENQLHAAVVEIVALDKAEVKYSTVQNWYPGNKQGIGGVFNFVTKRGLCENMAKISWIQVETGSSITWKYPSCILKGDGSIGEFYSLSMTKHFQQADTGSKMIHLGNGTKSVIISKGISSGNAQNNYRGLVKISENAKNSRNFSQCDSLLIGNKCGAHTFPNIDVHNSTSQVEHEATTSKIGEDQIFYCNQRGIGKEKAISLIVNGFSNNILNKLPMEFSIEAKKLLEISLEGTIG; this is encoded by the coding sequence ATGAAAAATAACAACAAATCATTGGATGATTTTATTAATTCTGAATATAAATATGGATTTTATACACCTATAGAATCATATCAAATACCAAAAGGGTTAAACGTAGAAATTATTAAAACAATATCAAAAAAAAAAAATGAACCGGATTGGATGTTAGATTGGAGATTAGAATCTTATTCAAGATGGAAAAATATGAAAATTCCAACTTGGTCAAATATTAAATATAATATACCTAATTTTAAAAATATTATATATTTTTCTGCTCCAAAAATAAAATTAACTAGAAATGAATTAAAAAATAAAAAAACAGAATTATCACAAACATTTGATAAATTAGGTATTTATACAAATAATTATGTTGCTACGGATTTTGTATTAGATTCTGTTTCATTAACTACTACATATCAAGAAAAATTATTACAAGAGAATGGTATTATATTTTGTTCCATTAATGAAGCTATAACAAAATATCCAAATTTAGTTAAACAATATTTTGGTTCAGTAGTTGGTAATCAAGATAATTTTTATGCTGCACTTAATTCAGCTGTTTTTTCGGATGGATCTTTTTGTTACATTCCAAAAGGAGTACGTTGTCCTATGGAATTATCTACTTATTTTAGAATTAATGAAAGTGGAACTGGACAATTTGAGAGAACTTTAATTGTAGCTGATAAAGGATCTTATGTTAGTTATATAGAAGGGTGTACTGCTCCTCAAAGAAAAGAAAATCAATTACATGCTGCTGTTGTAGAAATTGTTGCTTTAGATAAAGCTGAAGTTAAATATTCTACTGTGCAAAATTGGTACCCAGGAAATAAACAAGGTATAGGAGGAGTATTCAATTTTGTCACAAAACGTGGATTATGTGAAAACATGGCTAAGATATCTTGGATTCAAGTAGAAACTGGATCTTCTATTACTTGGAAATATCCATCATGTATTTTAAAAGGTGATGGTTCAATTGGTGAATTTTATTCATTGTCTATGACTAAACATTTTCAACAAGCTGATACAGGAAGTAAAATGATCCATTTAGGAAATGGAACAAAAAGTGTTATTATATCAAAAGGAATATCTTCTGGGAATGCACAAAATAATTATCGAGGATTAGTTAAAATATCTGAGAATGCTAAAAATTCTAGGAATTTTTCTCAATGTGATTCATTATTAATAGGAAATAAATGTGGAGCACATACTTTTCCAAATATTGATGTTCATAATTCCACTTCTCAAGTTGAACATGAAGCAACTACATCCAAAATAGGAGAAGATCAAATTTTTTATTGTAATCAAAGAGGAATAGGGAAAGAAAAAGCTATTTCTCTTATTGTTAATGGATTTAGTAATAATATTTTAAATAAATTACCAATGGAATTTTCTATAGAAGCAAAAAAACTTTTGGAAATTTCCCTAGAAGGGACTATAGGATAA
- a CDS encoding DUF192 domain-containing protein: protein MISSDKQDNEDNMFFDIGNQLEITFIKDGELYIINNNNNIKKIDVEIATDKIKINNGLSYRSSLKEDRGILFILNNTAEINNLNMKNIRIPLDIIYINKNYVVSFIKKNVMPMEDIMPMANNIKYILEINSGLCDKFSIKLNKTKFLLKTIKN from the coding sequence ATGATTTCTTCTGACAAACAAGATAATGAAGATAATATGTTTTTTGATATTGGAAATCAATTAGAAATTACTTTTATTAAAGATGGAGAATTATATATAATAAATAATAACAATAATATAAAAAAGATAGATGTGGAAATAGCTACAGATAAAATAAAAATCAATAATGGATTATCATATAGATCTTCTTTAAAAGAAGATAGAGGAATATTATTCATTTTGAATAATACAGCAGAGATAAATAATTTAAATATGAAAAATATTAGAATTCCTTTAGATATTATCTATATAAATAAAAATTATGTTGTGTCGTTTATTAAAAAAAATGTTATGCCAATGGAAGATATAATGCCCATGGCAAATAATATAAAATATATTTTAGAGATTAATTCTGGGTTATGTGATAAATTTAGTATTAAATTAAATAAAACAAAATTTTTGTTAAAAACAATAAAAAATTAA